A window from Candidatus Nitrosotenuis uzonensis encodes these proteins:
- a CDS encoding L-threonylcarbamoyladenylate synthase codes for MRTKIQRVNPKKPELTKIREAAKLIRSGGVVAFPTETVYGLGADALNARAVKKIFVAKGRPSDNPLIVHISDEDDLAKLAVDIPNVMKKISRRFWPGPLTVVLKKSKIVPKITTGGLDTVAIRMPENFIATLLIREAHTPIAAPSANYFGRPSPTTAEHVLEDMDGRIGLILDGGSTKIGIESTVIDLTAKTPILLRPGGVSVEQLQKELGKIKIHPVLRGKKAKIVYRSPGMKYKHYSPDAQVILVEGSESKVSQKIIRLTRELKKQQKRVGIVCITKARYNADAIKIVGPSYQKFAASLFGVFREFDSKKIDVILVQAVPKKGIGLGIMNRLEKAAYKKIKAR; via the coding sequence ATGCGCACCAAGATTCAGAGAGTCAATCCAAAAAAGCCAGAGCTGACAAAGATTAGGGAGGCTGCAAAACTAATCAGGAGCGGAGGCGTTGTCGCATTTCCCACCGAGACGGTCTACGGGCTTGGCGCCGACGCGCTCAACGCAAGGGCCGTAAAGAAGATCTTTGTTGCAAAGGGGAGACCGTCGGATAATCCGTTAATTGTTCACATTTCAGATGAGGACGATCTTGCTAAACTTGCAGTAGACATACCCAATGTAATGAAGAAGATTTCAAGAAGGTTTTGGCCCGGACCGCTTACTGTGGTTTTAAAAAAATCCAAGATTGTTCCAAAGATAACAACTGGCGGATTGGACACCGTGGCGATTCGAATGCCAGAGAATTTTATTGCCACGTTGCTGATCAGGGAAGCGCACACTCCCATTGCTGCACCATCGGCAAATTATTTTGGCAGGCCCAGTCCCACCACTGCAGAGCATGTACTAGAAGATATGGATGGAAGAATAGGCTTGATACTGGACGGTGGCAGCACAAAGATTGGGATCGAATCGACTGTAATAGATCTTACAGCAAAGACGCCGATCCTTCTTCGTCCAGGAGGTGTGAGCGTTGAGCAGCTTCAGAAGGAGTTGGGAAAGATAAAGATTCATCCTGTACTCAGGGGGAAAAAAGCAAAAATCGTTTATCGCTCGCCAGGAATGAAATACAAACACTATTCCCCCGACGCTCAAGTGATATTGGTTGAAGGATCTGAAAGCAAGGTCTCTCAGAAGATTATCAGGCTTACAAGAGAATTAAAAAAGCAGCAGAAAAGAGTAGGCATCGTCTGCATTACGAAAGCAAGGTATAACGCCGATGCGATAAAGATTGTGGGTCCAAGCTATCAGAAATTTGCCGCCAGTTTGTTCGGAGTCTTTAGGGAATTTGATTCAAAGAAAATTGATGTGATTTTGGTGCAGGCAGTTCCAAAGAAGGGCATCGGTCTTGGAATAATGAACAGGCTTGAGAAGGCTGCTTACAAGAAAATCAAGGCAAGATAA
- a CDS encoding ribonuclease P protein component 4 — protein sequence MKVDAKKIALERMSVLMRQAVLNARKNPALAQRQAGLAKRISTKYRVKMPYEIKMNFCKKCKMFIVPGMTSRIRLGRSTLKSIRITCSYCNHTYRKVIPARSSKAHSDKVPL from the coding sequence ATGAAAGTCGACGCAAAAAAAATCGCACTAGAGAGAATGTCTGTACTAATGAGACAGGCAGTGCTAAATGCCAGAAAGAATCCTGCACTAGCACAAAGACAGGCTGGACTGGCAAAGCGGATAAGCACAAAATACAGGGTGAAGATGCCCTATGAGATTAAAATGAACTTTTGCAAAAAATGCAAGATGTTCATAGTGCCTGGCATGACCTCAAGGATAAGGCTTGGCAGGTCCACGCTCAAGTCAATTAGGATAACGTGTTCCTATTGCAACCACACCTACAGAAAAGTGATTCCTGCTAGGTCTTCAAAAGCCCACTCTGACAAAGTACCTTTATAA
- a CDS encoding 30S ribosomal protein S19e has translation MAKVYDVPADILITRLAQILKSENIAKPEWTNFVKTGSHVQRPPHEKDWWYTRCASVFRKIYLHGPIGINDLRSEYGGSKAVGYAFSHHRDAGGAIIRHAIHELEKLGYVEKVAGKGRVVSHQGMKKLDRLASEIIDELAAQNPILKVYS, from the coding sequence ATGGCAAAAGTCTATGATGTCCCAGCAGATATTCTGATAACACGCTTGGCGCAGATACTCAAAAGTGAAAACATTGCCAAACCAGAGTGGACTAACTTTGTCAAGACAGGCTCCCACGTACAAAGACCGCCACACGAGAAAGACTGGTGGTATACGAGATGTGCATCTGTATTCAGAAAAATATACCTGCACGGGCCAATAGGAATAAACGATCTTAGATCAGAGTATGGAGGCTCCAAGGCAGTAGGATACGCGTTCTCGCATCACCGCGATGCAGGAGGGGCAATAATCCGTCACGCAATACACGAGCTTGAAAAACTTGGTTATGTGGAAAAAGTCGCAGGAAAAGGCCGGGTCGTCTCACATCAAGGAATGAAAAAGCTTGACAGACTTGCCTCTGAAATAATAGACGAATTAGCAGCACAAAACCCGATTCTTAAAGTCTATTCATAG
- a CDS encoding DNA-binding protein translates to MDYEQDPPNPQQEAQIAAQKEIILKQLLSPEARLRLNNVRMVKPELAALVENYLIGMASQGRLHSQISDEQLKQILMSVQQPKRDFKINRR, encoded by the coding sequence ATGGACTATGAGCAAGATCCACCAAATCCTCAACAGGAAGCACAGATCGCAGCCCAAAAAGAGATTATACTAAAACAACTTCTCTCGCCTGAGGCACGGCTGCGACTAAACAACGTAAGAATGGTAAAGCCTGAACTGGCAGCTCTTGTAGAAAACTATCTGATAGGAATGGCCTCGCAGGGAAGACTACACTCACAGATCTCCGATGAGCAGCTAAAGCAAATTCTAATGTCTGTTCAGCAGCCAAAACGAGACTTCAAAATCAACAGGCGCTAG
- a CDS encoding zinc-binding dehydrogenase: protein MKALVYEEYAPDDNYAKILKVKEIPDPKPKANEVVLKLKAAALNYNDLWGMRGQPIAIPLPHISGSDAAGEVVAVGEDVTNFKVGDKVVSHSNLACRTCELCTSGREYDCTKRQVWGFQTGPLWGAYSELVHLPETNVSKIPEGVSFEAAAAASMTILTSWHMLVGRAKIVPGQIVLIMGGGSGVGSFGIQIAKLYNCHVIATASKDKLEKCLKLGADYAVDHRKEDWSKEVYKITKDIAAKEGRRTGIDVAFDHIGETHFNKQLTLLNYGGTLVSCGATTGYDAKIDLRHIFFKGINVLGSTQGTKAEMEAGLYWMGKGKIKAEIDSIYPFEQAAEAHTKMLKGNFFGKILMKPEGA, encoded by the coding sequence ATGAAAGCGCTAGTCTATGAAGAATATGCTCCTGACGATAATTATGCAAAAATCCTCAAAGTTAAAGAAATACCAGATCCAAAACCAAAAGCTAATGAAGTTGTTTTAAAACTAAAGGCCGCAGCTCTGAACTATAATGACCTGTGGGGGATGAGGGGACAGCCTATCGCAATCCCACTGCCTCACATATCCGGTTCTGATGCAGCAGGCGAAGTAGTTGCAGTAGGTGAAGATGTGACAAACTTCAAGGTAGGAGACAAAGTTGTATCTCATTCAAATCTTGCGTGCAGAACTTGTGAACTATGTACGTCTGGTAGAGAATATGACTGTACAAAAAGACAAGTTTGGGGATTCCAAACGGGCCCATTATGGGGTGCATACAGTGAACTTGTGCATCTGCCAGAAACAAATGTCTCAAAAATTCCAGAAGGAGTTAGCTTTGAAGCGGCAGCAGCTGCATCCATGACTATTCTTACATCATGGCATATGCTAGTGGGTAGAGCAAAGATTGTACCTGGACAGATAGTGTTGATAATGGGTGGTGGCTCTGGTGTTGGAAGCTTTGGCATTCAGATTGCAAAGTTATACAACTGTCATGTAATTGCAACTGCAAGTAAGGACAAGCTGGAAAAATGTCTAAAATTAGGAGCAGACTATGCAGTGGATCATCGAAAGGAAGACTGGTCTAAGGAAGTCTATAAAATAACCAAGGATATAGCCGCAAAAGAAGGTAGAAGGACTGGCATTGACGTTGCATTTGATCACATTGGAGAGACTCACTTTAACAAACAGCTAACACTGTTGAACTATGGTGGAACCTTGGTATCATGTGGAGCGACAACCGGTTATGATGCAAAAATTGATCTCCGACACATCTTCTTTAAGGGAATCAATGTGTTAGGTTCTACGCAGGGAACCAAAGCAGAAATGGAAGCAGGATTGTACTGGATGGGTAAAGGCAAGATAAAAGCTGAAATAGACTCGATATATCCATTTGAGCAAGCTGCCGAAGCTCACACCAAGATGCTAAAAGGCAACTTCTTTGGCAAAATCTTAATGAAGCCAGAAGGCGCCTAG
- a CDS encoding HpcH/HpaI aldolase/citrate lyase family protein, which produces MAGLFRSLLFVPGNNPRFLEKAKTIQADIICFDLEDSVPDTEKENARKLIKKALNSRSEYASSVYVRTNAPSSGKIPDDLEQIVQKGLDGIVIPKVDSAKDVLKIKKMLANLEKKRKIDQLAIIPSIESSLGVVNTYEIASSSKRVAAVIFGVFDLLNDMGIEYKKQAEGAKYARAKIPLDARAAGVYAIDAIWQDLQDKDGLLQDCITGKSLGYVGKSIIHPDQIPVAHGAFAPNKAELEWANKVCQAYVESTKKGRGATVVDGKMIDEVHYKQARALLDIAKIN; this is translated from the coding sequence ATGGCTGGGCTCTTTCGAAGCCTCCTGTTCGTTCCGGGAAACAATCCAAGATTTTTAGAAAAGGCAAAGACCATTCAAGCCGACATAATATGTTTTGATCTTGAGGATTCGGTGCCAGATACTGAGAAGGAGAACGCAAGAAAGCTTATAAAAAAAGCACTGAACTCGCGCTCAGAGTATGCCTCAAGCGTATACGTCCGTACAAATGCCCCCTCGTCAGGAAAAATTCCGGATGATCTTGAGCAGATAGTGCAAAAAGGACTAGACGGGATCGTAATACCAAAGGTAGATTCAGCCAAAGACGTACTTAAAATAAAAAAAATGCTTGCCAACCTTGAAAAAAAACGCAAGATCGACCAGCTAGCAATAATTCCATCAATAGAGTCCTCTCTTGGCGTGGTAAATACATATGAAATTGCCTCGTCCAGCAAGCGCGTTGCCGCAGTCATATTCGGCGTCTTTGATCTGCTAAACGATATGGGAATAGAATACAAAAAGCAAGCAGAAGGCGCCAAATATGCACGTGCAAAAATCCCGCTTGATGCAAGGGCAGCAGGAGTCTATGCAATAGATGCAATATGGCAAGACCTGCAGGACAAAGACGGCCTGTTGCAGGACTGCATCACAGGCAAGAGCCTTGGATATGTTGGAAAAAGCATCATACACCCTGACCAGATTCCGGTTGCCCACGGGGCATTTGCACCAAACAAGGCAGAGCTAGAATGGGCAAATAAGGTATGTCAGGCGTATGTTGAATCCACAAAAAAAGGCAGAGGTGCTACAGTAGTTGATGGCAAGATGATAGACGAAGTGCATTACAAGCAGGCAAGAGCACTATTGGATATTGCCAAAATCAACTAA